A part of Streptantibioticus cattleyicolor NRRL 8057 = DSM 46488 genomic DNA contains:
- a CDS encoding phosphocholine-specific phospholipase C has translation MTSLDRRRFMQLAGGTAALSALSTSIARAAEIAPDRRTGTLRDVDHVVVLMQENRSFDHYLGTLRGVRGFGDPRPVSLPNGKPVWYQSDGTKEVLPFRPRADNLGLQFIQDLNHDWNGGHEAWNQGRYDRWVPAKTATTMAYLTREDIPFHYALADTFTICDAYHCSLLGPTDPNRYYMWTGCVGNNGTGGGPVITNAEAGYSWTTYPERLDRAGVSWKIYQDVGDGLDAAGSWGWTQDAYIGNYGDNSLLYFDNYRQAKPGDPLHEKARTGTNAKSGQGFFDILKADVMAGRLPQVSWIAAPEAFTEHPNWPANYGAWYISQVLDALTANPKVWARTALFITYDENDGFFDHVVPPYAPPSEQQGASTVDTTGELFHPTGSDQNVAGPYGLGQRVPMFVVSPWSKGGWVCSEVFDHTSIIRFMERRFGVHEPNISAWRRTVCGDLTSAFDFDRTDRKVPRLPDTSGYFPPDRNRHPDYVPTPPAQGELPKQEPGLRPARPLPYDLSADARLSAAGELTVDFASHGPAGASFHVTSADGSGPWSYTVESGRRLTGQWHPAAGGAGDYDLTVHGPGGFLRRFAGRPGGTGLEVTARHDGRTGEVRLVIANSGPGTVRVTITDAYGSARPAVHRLRPGARTVHLAPTRHGHGWYDLTVTCDTDARFVRRLAGHVETGHPSTSDPAIATH, from the coding sequence ATGACATCCCTCGATCGCCGCAGGTTCATGCAACTGGCGGGTGGTACGGCCGCCCTGTCCGCGCTGTCGACCAGCATCGCCCGAGCGGCGGAGATCGCCCCCGACCGCCGCACCGGAACGCTGCGCGACGTGGACCACGTCGTCGTCCTGATGCAGGAGAACCGTTCCTTCGACCACTACCTCGGCACCCTGCGCGGGGTACGCGGCTTCGGCGACCCGAGGCCGGTGTCGCTGCCGAACGGCAAGCCGGTGTGGTACCAGTCGGACGGCACCAAGGAGGTGCTGCCGTTCCGCCCGCGGGCGGACAACCTGGGCCTGCAGTTCATCCAGGACCTCAACCACGACTGGAACGGCGGTCACGAGGCCTGGAACCAGGGCCGGTACGACCGCTGGGTGCCCGCCAAGACGGCCACCACCATGGCGTACCTGACCCGCGAGGACATCCCGTTCCACTACGCCCTCGCCGACACCTTCACCATCTGCGACGCCTACCACTGCTCGCTGCTGGGCCCCACCGACCCCAACCGCTACTACATGTGGACCGGGTGCGTCGGCAACAACGGCACCGGCGGCGGCCCGGTGATCACCAACGCCGAGGCCGGCTACTCCTGGACCACCTACCCCGAACGGCTGGACCGGGCCGGCGTCTCCTGGAAGATCTACCAGGACGTCGGCGACGGGCTGGACGCCGCCGGCTCCTGGGGCTGGACCCAGGACGCCTACATCGGCAACTACGGCGACAACTCGCTGCTGTACTTCGACAACTACCGCCAGGCCAAGCCTGGCGACCCGCTCCACGAGAAGGCCCGCACCGGCACCAACGCCAAGTCCGGCCAGGGCTTCTTCGACATCCTCAAGGCCGACGTCATGGCCGGCAGGCTCCCCCAGGTCTCCTGGATCGCCGCCCCCGAGGCGTTCACCGAACACCCCAACTGGCCGGCGAACTACGGTGCCTGGTACATCTCCCAGGTGCTGGACGCGCTCACCGCCAACCCCAAGGTGTGGGCGCGCACCGCGCTGTTCATCACCTACGACGAGAACGACGGCTTCTTCGACCACGTCGTGCCGCCGTACGCCCCGCCGTCCGAGCAGCAGGGCGCCTCGACCGTCGACACCACCGGTGAGCTGTTCCACCCGACCGGCTCCGACCAGAACGTGGCCGGCCCCTACGGACTGGGCCAGCGGGTGCCGATGTTCGTGGTCTCCCCGTGGAGCAAGGGCGGCTGGGTCTGCTCCGAGGTCTTCGACCACACCTCCATCATCCGCTTCATGGAGCGGCGGTTCGGCGTCCACGAACCCAACATCTCCGCCTGGCGGCGCACCGTCTGCGGCGACCTCACCTCCGCCTTCGACTTCGACCGCACCGACCGCAAGGTGCCGCGCCTCCCCGACACCAGCGGCTACTTCCCGCCCGACCGCAACCGGCACCCCGACTACGTGCCCACCCCGCCCGCCCAGGGCGAACTGCCCAAGCAGGAACCGGGGTTGCGCCCGGCCCGGCCGCTCCCGTACGACCTGTCCGCCGACGCCCGGCTGTCCGCCGCCGGTGAGCTGACCGTCGACTTCGCCAGCCACGGCCCGGCCGGCGCCTCGTTCCACGTCACCTCGGCCGACGGCAGCGGCCCGTGGAGCTACACCGTAGAATCCGGCCGGCGGCTGACCGGGCAGTGGCACCCGGCCGCCGGCGGCGCGGGCGACTACGACCTCACGGTGCACGGCCCCGGCGGCTTCCTGCGGCGGTTCGCCGGACGCCCGGGCGGCACCGGGCTGGAGGTGACCGCCCGGCACGACGGCCGCACCGGCGAGGTGCGCCTGGTGATCGCCAACAGCGGCCCCGGCACGGTACGGGTCACCATCACCGACGCCTACGGCTCCGCCCGCCCGGCCGTCCACCGGCTGCGCCCCGGCGCCCGCACGGTGCACCTCGCGCCCACCCGGCACGGCCACGGCTGGTACGACCTGACGGTCACCTGCGACACCGACGCCCGCTTCGTCCGCCGCCTGGCCGGCCACGTGGAGACCGGGCACCCCAGCACCAGCGACCCGGCGATCGCCACCCACTGA
- a CDS encoding zinc-dependent alcohol dehydrogenase family protein, with protein MRAVMVTEPGAAVPTEVPDPRPGPGEVVVRVDACGLCGTDMHILDGELPSARYPLVPGHELAGEVVECGPGATGVAVGTRVAVDPNMPCGACHYCRIGRGNLCDDYTAVGVTRDGGFAELVAVPARCCHPLPEALSPAAAGLVEPLACAVHAVGRLPRRPGEHYLIYGAGTMGLMMSAVVRHAGAASVSMVDPNEERLAFAKGFGADAVATGAGMLDRPQGFEVVIDATGVVAAIEDGLGRVRKGGTFLQFGVADPAQAARLSPFRVYNAEIDIIGSMAVHHGFQPAIDLLAAGLDLDPLVSDVFGLDQFDEAVAAFRAGTGRKIHIDPARRTAGPATAAEARS; from the coding sequence ATGCGCGCAGTCATGGTCACCGAGCCCGGCGCAGCCGTCCCGACCGAGGTGCCGGATCCGCGGCCCGGGCCGGGGGAGGTGGTGGTGCGGGTCGACGCGTGCGGCCTGTGCGGCACCGACATGCACATCCTGGACGGCGAACTCCCCTCCGCCCGCTACCCGTTGGTACCCGGACACGAACTCGCCGGTGAGGTCGTGGAGTGCGGTCCGGGGGCCACCGGGGTGGCGGTGGGGACCCGGGTCGCCGTCGACCCCAACATGCCGTGCGGCGCCTGCCATTACTGCCGCATCGGCCGCGGCAACCTGTGCGACGACTACACCGCCGTCGGCGTCACCCGGGACGGCGGCTTCGCCGAACTGGTCGCGGTCCCCGCCCGCTGCTGCCACCCGCTCCCCGAGGCGCTCTCCCCGGCCGCCGCCGGCCTGGTCGAACCGCTCGCCTGCGCCGTGCACGCCGTCGGCCGGCTGCCCCGCCGCCCCGGCGAGCACTACCTGATCTACGGCGCCGGCACCATGGGGCTGATGATGTCCGCGGTGGTGCGCCACGCCGGCGCCGCCTCGGTCTCCATGGTCGACCCCAACGAGGAACGGCTCGCCTTCGCCAAGGGGTTCGGCGCCGACGCCGTCGCCACCGGTGCCGGGATGCTCGACCGCCCCCAGGGGTTCGAAGTGGTCATCGACGCCACCGGGGTGGTGGCCGCCATCGAGGACGGACTGGGCCGGGTACGCAAGGGCGGCACCTTCCTCCAGTTCGGCGTCGCCGACCCGGCGCAGGCCGCCCGGCTCTCCCCGTTCCGGGTCTACAACGCCGAGATCGACATCATCGGTTCGATGGCCGTCCACCACGGCTTCCAGCCCGCCATCGACCTGCTCGCCGCCGGACTCGACCTCGACCCGCTGGTCAGCGACGTCTTCGGACTCGACCAGTTCGACGAGGCGGTGGCCGCCTTCCGGGCCGGCACCGGCCGCAAGATACACATCGACCCGGCGCGCCGGACGGCCGGGCCCGCCACGGCTGCGGAGGCGCGGTCATGA
- a CDS encoding DeoR/GlpR family DNA-binding transcription regulator, translating to MDGDERRRRTLERARTEGSVDVVRLAAEFAVSKETVRRDLAVLAGHGLVRRTHGGAYPVESAGFETTLAFRTTQHVPEKSRIATAAAGLLGDAETVFVDEGYTPQLIAEALPADRALTVVTASLTVAAALADREHATVLLLGGRVRGGTLATVDHSAVRMLAGFVIDLAYLGANGISRGYGLTTPDPAVGEVKAQAVRSARRVVFAGVRGKFGAVSFCRFAEVADLEAIVTDTGLPAAEARRYSMLGPQVIRAGAPAATG from the coding sequence GTGGACGGGGATGAGCGGCGCCGGCGGACACTGGAACGGGCCCGCACCGAGGGCTCGGTGGACGTCGTCCGGCTCGCGGCGGAGTTCGCCGTCTCCAAGGAGACCGTCCGCCGCGACCTGGCCGTGCTGGCCGGCCACGGACTGGTGCGGCGCACCCACGGCGGCGCGTATCCGGTGGAGTCCGCCGGGTTCGAGACCACCCTGGCCTTCCGCACCACCCAGCACGTCCCGGAGAAGTCCCGGATCGCCACGGCCGCCGCCGGACTGCTGGGGGACGCCGAGACCGTCTTCGTGGACGAGGGGTACACCCCGCAACTCATCGCCGAAGCGCTCCCCGCCGACCGGGCGCTGACCGTGGTGACCGCCTCGCTCACCGTGGCCGCCGCCCTCGCCGACCGGGAACACGCCACCGTCCTGCTGCTCGGCGGCCGGGTACGCGGCGGCACCCTGGCCACCGTCGACCACTCCGCGGTGCGGATGCTCGCCGGCTTCGTCATCGACCTCGCCTACCTCGGCGCCAACGGCATCTCCCGAGGCTACGGGCTCACCACCCCCGATCCGGCGGTCGGCGAGGTCAAGGCGCAGGCGGTGCGGTCGGCCCGGCGGGTCGTCTTCGCGGGCGTGCGCGGCAAGTTCGGCGCGGTGAGCTTCTGCCGGTTCGCCGAGGTGGCCGACCTGGAGGCGATCGTCACCGACACCGGTCTGCCGGCCGCCGAGGCCCGCCGCTACTCGATGCTGGGCCCCCAGGTCATCCGGGCCGGCGCCCCCGCCGCCACCGGTTGA
- a CDS encoding TauD/TfdA dioxygenase family protein translates to MEQYELDAIAQITTQPARKYRTIEVETLTPVIGAEVTGIDLAEELTEEQLGELRAAFLDHHVLVFRDQVITPEQHKRLAGHFGELRPVNPPPPEGDPYILEISTSPEAANVAGNGWHADGTADAEPSLGSMLYITKTPEPGSGGDTLFANMHLAYAMLSPAMRAMLDGMTAVHDGMVAFQGYEVPAGYVVPKNEHPLVVRHPETGRKLLYVNKAYTARIPQLSADESRAVLDMLFDFIARRPVLNCRVRWRPNTLVFWDNRCVQHHATYDYYPFARYGQRVAINGGPLQG, encoded by the coding sequence GTGGAACAGTACGAACTCGACGCCATCGCGCAGATCACCACCCAGCCCGCCCGGAAGTACCGCACCATCGAGGTGGAGACCCTCACCCCGGTCATCGGCGCCGAGGTCACCGGCATCGACCTCGCCGAGGAACTCACCGAGGAGCAACTCGGTGAACTGAGAGCCGCCTTCCTCGACCACCACGTGCTGGTCTTCCGCGACCAGGTCATCACCCCCGAGCAGCACAAGCGGCTGGCCGGCCACTTCGGCGAGCTGCGGCCGGTCAACCCGCCGCCGCCCGAGGGCGACCCGTACATCCTGGAGATCAGCACCTCACCGGAGGCCGCCAACGTAGCCGGCAACGGCTGGCACGCCGACGGCACGGCCGACGCCGAACCCTCGCTCGGCTCCATGCTCTACATCACGAAGACCCCCGAGCCCGGCAGCGGCGGCGACACCCTCTTCGCCAACATGCACCTCGCCTACGCCATGCTCTCCCCGGCGATGCGCGCCATGCTCGACGGCATGACCGCCGTCCACGACGGCATGGTCGCCTTCCAGGGGTACGAGGTCCCCGCCGGATACGTGGTCCCCAAGAACGAACACCCGCTGGTGGTGCGCCACCCGGAGACCGGCCGCAAGCTGCTCTACGTCAACAAGGCGTACACCGCCCGCATCCCGCAGCTCTCCGCCGACGAGAGCCGGGCCGTGCTCGACATGCTCTTCGACTTCATCGCCCGCCGCCCGGTGCTCAACTGCCGGGTGCGGTGGCGTCCCAACACCCTGGTGTTCTGGGACAACCGCTGCGTCCAGCACCACGCCACCTACGACTACTACCCGTTCGCCCGCTACGGCCAGCGGGTCGCCATCAACGGCGGACCGCTCCAGGGGTAG
- a CDS encoding PfkB family carbohydrate kinase, with protein sequence MSAPLLVTGEALVDLVPAADGDGSRYVAYPGGAPANLAVGLARLGLPVAFAGGIGRDAFAALGADRLTGAGVDLTPSARTALPTALAVADPGPDGTAYDFHITGTATFRVPALTDGLERYAAVCVGGLAAVTAPAHDAVAATAEAAAARSTLVVDPNARSGTDDEGRARLVRLCQLAHLVKVSDEDVRLLWPDEPVEDTCRRLAGDGRLVVLTRGADGSTAFTPGGLRVDVPVVPVQVVDTIGAGDAFTAGLLARLAGSGLLAPDSLADLTHHQLDDALRLGARTAAAVCARAGADLVVPADIAADLAGPGRPAAHITRRSH encoded by the coding sequence ATGAGCGCCCCGCTGCTGGTGACCGGGGAGGCGTTGGTGGACCTGGTGCCCGCCGCCGACGGCGACGGCAGCCGTTACGTGGCGTACCCCGGCGGGGCACCGGCCAACCTGGCGGTCGGGCTCGCCCGGCTCGGACTCCCGGTCGCCTTCGCCGGCGGCATCGGACGCGACGCCTTCGCCGCCCTCGGCGCCGACCGGCTGACCGGCGCCGGCGTCGACCTCACGCCCAGCGCCCGTACCGCCCTGCCCACCGCCCTCGCGGTCGCCGACCCCGGACCGGACGGCACCGCCTACGACTTCCACATCACCGGCACCGCCACCTTCCGCGTCCCGGCCCTCACCGACGGACTGGAACGGTACGCCGCCGTCTGCGTGGGCGGCCTGGCCGCCGTGACCGCCCCGGCCCACGACGCGGTGGCCGCCACCGCCGAGGCCGCGGCGGCGCGCTCCACCCTCGTCGTCGACCCCAACGCCCGGTCCGGCACCGACGACGAGGGCCGGGCCCGCCTGGTGCGCCTGTGCCAACTGGCCCACCTGGTCAAGGTGAGCGACGAGGACGTACGGCTGCTGTGGCCGGACGAACCGGTGGAGGACACCTGCCGCCGGCTGGCCGGGGACGGACGCCTGGTGGTGCTCACCCGCGGCGCCGACGGCAGCACCGCGTTCACCCCGGGCGGCCTGCGCGTCGACGTCCCCGTGGTCCCGGTCCAGGTCGTCGACACCATCGGCGCCGGGGACGCCTTCACCGCCGGCCTCCTCGCCCGGCTGGCCGGATCCGGCCTCCTCGCCCCGGACTCCCTCGCCGACCTGACACACCATCAACTCGACGACGCCCTCCGCCTCGGCGCCCGCACGGCCGCCGCCGTCTGCGCCCGCGCCGGCGCCGACCTCGTCGTCCCGGCGGACATCGCGGCGGACCTGGCCGGCCCAGGACGGCCTGCCGCGCACATCACACGGCGCTCACATTGA
- a CDS encoding endo alpha-1,4 polygalactosaminidase encodes MNAASAACFRKAARSAPAVALAVALTSCAAPQHDDDGPAPRPSTATHQAVRLPPVHAGFDYQIGGPYQPPAGVRVVSRDHSATPARGLYNVCYVNAFQAQPDAEHQWPADLLLRDDHGKVVIDKDWNEALLDISTAAKRRRIAAKVDGWIDECAAKGFDAVEPDNYDSYTRSGDRLTDDDATAFITMLADHAHAKHLAIGQKNTAELADRSDETHLDFAVAEECAENDECATYASAFHDRVLVVEYTKAGMAKACSGFGGRLSIVRRDRDVSTPGDHGYERATC; translated from the coding sequence ATGAACGCCGCGTCCGCCGCCTGCTTCCGCAAGGCCGCCCGGTCGGCGCCGGCCGTCGCCCTGGCCGTGGCGCTCACCTCGTGCGCCGCACCACAGCACGACGACGACGGCCCCGCCCCGCGGCCCAGCACCGCGACCCACCAGGCCGTCCGGCTGCCCCCGGTGCACGCCGGCTTCGACTACCAGATCGGCGGCCCCTACCAGCCCCCCGCCGGGGTACGCGTCGTCAGCCGCGACCACTCCGCCACCCCGGCCCGCGGGCTGTACAACGTCTGCTACGTCAACGCCTTCCAGGCCCAGCCCGACGCCGAACACCAGTGGCCCGCCGACCTCCTGCTCCGCGACGACCACGGCAAGGTGGTGATCGACAAGGACTGGAACGAGGCGTTGCTGGACATCTCCACCGCCGCCAAACGCCGCCGGATCGCCGCCAAGGTCGACGGTTGGATCGACGAGTGCGCCGCCAAGGGTTTCGACGCCGTCGAACCCGACAACTACGACAGCTACACCCGCTCCGGCGACCGGCTCACCGACGACGACGCCACCGCCTTCATCACCATGCTCGCCGACCACGCCCACGCCAAGCACCTGGCCATCGGGCAGAAGAACACCGCCGAGCTGGCCGACCGGAGCGACGAGACCCACCTGGACTTCGCGGTCGCCGAGGAGTGCGCCGAGAACGACGAGTGCGCCACCTACGCCTCCGCCTTCCACGACCGCGTCCTGGTCGTCGAATACACCAAGGCCGGCATGGCCAAGGCATGCTCCGGCTTCGGCGGCCGGCTCAGCATCGTCCGCCGCGACCGGGACGTCTCCACCCCCGGCGACCACGGGTACGAGCGCGCCACCTGCTGA
- a CDS encoding GSCFA domain-containing protein yields MNPYQALPARSFWRPAVAEPEPQDIGDLWEPAFAIGQDDPVLTAGSCFAARIGPALLAAGYNWYDAEPAPPGLTAAQRTARHYGEFSFRTGNIYTAAVLRQWLSWAFGHTTPPDEAWYDQGRAHDPYRPSVEPEGHADAEEMLRSRRTTLDAVRRAVTGASCLVFTLGLTEAWLDRRHGTVLPVCPGTVRGTFDETRHVFHNHTTAEVHRDLTEAVAIARAANPALRFLLTVSPVPLTATATGGHALTANTYSKSVLRAAAGQLAAEDEGVDYFPSYELVTGAPFRAAFYEPNLRTVTEDGVAFVMRHFIAAVTGAGRAAAPRRSTAPVRPLKGGDICDDAVLDYYGPR; encoded by the coding sequence GTGAACCCCTACCAGGCGCTGCCGGCGCGCTCGTTCTGGCGCCCGGCCGTGGCCGAGCCGGAGCCACAGGACATCGGCGACCTGTGGGAACCCGCGTTCGCCATCGGCCAGGACGACCCGGTGCTGACCGCCGGCTCCTGCTTCGCCGCCCGCATCGGCCCGGCGCTGCTGGCCGCCGGATACAACTGGTACGACGCCGAACCCGCCCCGCCCGGGCTCACCGCGGCGCAGCGCACCGCCCGCCACTACGGCGAGTTCTCCTTCCGCACCGGCAACATCTACACCGCCGCCGTACTGCGCCAGTGGCTCTCCTGGGCCTTCGGCCACACCACGCCGCCCGACGAGGCGTGGTACGACCAGGGCCGCGCCCACGACCCGTACCGGCCGAGCGTGGAACCCGAAGGACACGCCGACGCCGAGGAGATGCTGCGTTCCCGGCGGACCACGCTGGACGCCGTCCGCCGTGCCGTCACCGGCGCGAGCTGCCTGGTGTTCACCCTGGGGCTCACCGAGGCGTGGCTCGACCGGCGGCACGGCACCGTGCTGCCCGTCTGCCCCGGCACGGTGCGCGGCACCTTCGACGAGACCCGTCACGTCTTCCACAACCACACCACCGCCGAGGTCCACCGCGACCTGACCGAGGCGGTCGCCATCGCCCGCGCCGCCAACCCCGCGCTGCGGTTCCTGCTCACCGTCTCACCGGTACCGCTGACCGCCACCGCCACCGGCGGCCACGCCCTGACCGCCAACACCTACAGCAAGTCCGTACTGCGCGCGGCGGCCGGGCAGTTGGCCGCCGAGGACGAGGGCGTCGACTACTTCCCGTCCTACGAACTCGTCACCGGCGCCCCGTTCCGTGCCGCCTTCTACGAGCCCAACCTGCGCACCGTGACCGAGGACGGCGTGGCCTTCGTGATGCGCCACTTCATCGCCGCGGTCACCGGGGCCGGCCGCGCCGCGGCACCGCGCCGGTCCACCGCACCCGTCCGGCCGCTGAAGGGAGGGGACATCTGTGACGACGCCGTCCTCGACTACTACGGCCCCCGCTAG